A window of the Haloquadratum walsbyi C23 genome harbors these coding sequences:
- a CDS encoding phytoene/squalene synthase family protein — MVRHEQIERSKAIQKRTGKTFHLATRVLPERVRHATYVLYAFFRVADEVVDATDAAPPPQQRERLAELRRQALGKESTDDPVLSAFAELCESYEIPNEDVNVFIDAMLADVDTDQYETYDDLETYMDGSAAAVGRMMTAIMDTENAETALPHATALGEAFQMSNFLRDVGEDVKERDRVYLPQETLRQYDVSTAQILNLEFDENVRAVIQHEQQRTEALYREGVKGIQYLPEDCQLAVLLAAVLYADHHRAIERVDYDVLSRTPSLSTPRKLWLLLKTRMYWTLTPDPVTVFRRVSVVPYPDEYDDVDETDSDARHDREPNRGWSIGTEFVTQRFSNLVRHFTRGE, encoded by the coding sequence ATGGTCAGACACGAACAAATCGAACGGAGCAAGGCGATTCAAAAGCGCACGGGAAAGACATTTCACCTCGCGACACGGGTGCTCCCAGAGCGCGTTCGACATGCCACATACGTTCTGTACGCGTTCTTTCGCGTTGCAGATGAGGTGGTCGACGCCACCGATGCTGCTCCTCCACCACAACAACGCGAACGCTTAGCAGAGCTTCGACGGCAGGCACTTGGCAAAGAGTCGACGGATGATCCAGTGCTCTCAGCGTTTGCTGAACTGTGTGAGAGTTATGAGATCCCAAATGAGGACGTGAATGTATTTATTGATGCGATGTTGGCAGACGTCGATACAGATCAATATGAGACTTATGACGATCTTGAGACCTACATGGATGGCTCTGCTGCCGCCGTCGGGCGGATGATGACGGCAATCATGGATACTGAGAACGCTGAGACAGCACTTCCACACGCTACAGCACTTGGTGAGGCATTCCAAATGTCGAACTTTCTTCGAGATGTTGGTGAAGACGTCAAAGAGCGGGATCGAGTCTACCTACCACAAGAGACCTTACGTCAATATGATGTCTCGACAGCACAGATTCTAAATCTTGAATTCGACGAGAATGTCCGAGCAGTAATACAACATGAACAACAGCGGACAGAGGCGCTCTATCGCGAAGGGGTGAAAGGAATTCAATACCTCCCAGAAGACTGTCAGCTTGCTGTATTACTGGCTGCAGTCTTATACGCAGACCATCATCGTGCCATTGAGCGTGTTGATTATGATGTACTCTCAAGAACACCATCATTATCAACGCCACGCAAACTTTGGTTATTATTGAAGACACGGATGTATTGGACACTGACGCCTGATCCTGTCACTGTGTTTCGACGGGTGAGCGTGGTGCCGTATCCTGATGAGTACGACGACGTTGATGAGACAGACTCAGATGCACGTCATGATCGTGAACCTAATCGTGGATGGTCAATTGGGACGGAATTTGTCACTCAACGTTTCTCGAATCTTGTTCGACATTTCACACGCGGTGAGTGA
- a CDS encoding HVO_2523 family zinc finger protein — translation MSSGNAENIPSQRGRPCPFCETAMIHRHCKYVCPEHGVVYDCSDTFW, via the coding sequence ATGTCATCTGGCAATGCGGAGAATATACCCTCACAACGAGGACGACCATGTCCGTTCTGTGAGACAGCAATGATTCATCGACACTGTAAGTACGTCTGTCCTGAGCATGGTGTCGTGTATGATTGTAGCGATACGTTCTGGTAA